The following coding sequences lie in one Armatimonadota bacterium genomic window:
- a CDS encoding HAD family hydrolase — protein MADIPASFPPGRLTHPAPVPIRAVVFDLGGTLEEIYYDDRVRREAARGVQALLERHDLHPGLSPQDLHAVIEAGLAAYQHWRQETDLELQAERVWTEFVFPDGAGGRLPRDRLTAVAEDLAFFYENHAYVRRLRPEAPAVLEALREHGFRLAVVSNIVSRRLVPANLRAYGVAHFFEHVVVSSVVGVRKPSPQIFLEAARRLDLPPAACAFVGDTVSRDVVGARRAGYGLVIKIRSFLTDRADSGADTEEPDAVICDLRGVLPLVTGRAQPG, from the coding sequence GTGGCGGACATCCCGGCGAGTTTCCCTCCGGGCAGGCTGACCCACCCGGCTCCTGTCCCGATCCGCGCAGTTGTGTTCGACCTGGGCGGAACGCTAGAAGAGATCTACTACGATGACCGGGTCCGGCGGGAGGCCGCTCGGGGTGTCCAGGCCCTCTTGGAGCGGCATGACCTGCACCCCGGGCTGAGCCCCCAGGACCTGCACGCGGTCATTGAGGCGGGACTGGCAGCGTACCAGCACTGGCGCCAGGAGACGGACCTGGAGTTACAGGCTGAGCGCGTCTGGACGGAGTTTGTCTTCCCGGACGGTGCTGGCGGGCGGCTGCCGCGGGACCGGCTGACTGCGGTGGCCGAAGACCTGGCGTTCTTCTACGAGAACCACGCGTACGTGCGACGGCTCCGTCCCGAGGCCCCTGCGGTCCTAGAGGCCCTCCGGGAACACGGGTTTCGCCTGGCGGTGGTTTCCAACATCGTCAGCCGCCGCTTGGTCCCTGCAAACCTCCGGGCCTACGGGGTAGCTCACTTTTTCGAGCATGTCGTTGTGAGTTCGGTCGTGGGTGTCCGCAAGCCCAGCCCCCAGATTTTCCTGGAAGCCGCCCGACGGTTGGATCTCCCGCCAGCGGCCTGCGCGTTCGTGGGCGACACGGTGTCGCGCGATGTGGTCGGCGCGCGACGTGCCGGTTACGGACTGGTCATCAAGATCAGGTCGTTCCTCACCGACCGGGCGGACAGCGGAGCGGACACGGAGGAGCCGGACGCGGTGATCTGCGATCTGAGGGGGGTACTTCCCTTGGTCACGGGCCGTGCGCAGCCAGGCTGA